From the genome of Lysinibacter sp. HNR:
TCTGCTGTTTACGGGTCTTGAGAAAATCATCAAGAAATCCCACGCAGCCGAGCCCCAACATCATAAAAATCACCAGTAGGGCGGAAGGGCTAACAATTCGGTCCGTCATAAGCTTCGCAGCAAAGTAGCTCAAGACCGATCCTGAGAGGAAAATAATTCCTCCCATAGTGGGTGTTCCGCGCTTTGCATAGTGTGACTTTGGTCCGTCTTCGCGAATAAATTGGCCCCATTTGAGCCGGTTAAATCCTCGAACAAAAACGGGGGTAAGAAGAAGGGAATAGAGCATCGACAGGGTTGCTGCAAGCATCAGAGCAATCATGAGAAAAACTCTCCCAATCGATCGCCCAAAAAGCGAAGACCCGCAGAGTTAGAGGATTTCACCAGCGCAATATCGCCCTCGCGAAGTTCAGTTATGAGGTAGTCATAAGCCTCATCCTGACCACTAAAAAACACGCTTTCTCCGTCCCACGATCCCTCGTTAATTGCGGTAATGTGCATTCGACGCGCGCCATCGCCGACCACAACAATTCGCGAAATGTTATAGCGAACCGCTTGTAAGCCTATGCGATCATGTTCATCGCCGGAAAATTCACCCAACTCACTCATCTCTCCAAGAACGGCAAAAGTGCGCTGTGCGGGGCTGCTGATGAGAGCAAGCGTTTTGAGGGCGGCCGTCATAGAGTCGGGGCTGGCATTATAGGCATCGTTAATAATGGTGATGTTATTGCGTCCCCCCATAACCTCCATTCTCCAGCGTTCGGCACGGGTCACAGATTCAAGAGACGCAACCGTATCTCGCAGCGGAACACCACACTCCTCGGCCACGGCAATTGCAGCTAGAGCGTTTGAAACGTGATGTTCTCCCAGTATTTTAAAATCAATCTGGCGCTCTTCCCCACTTTTTGTCACCACCCTAAAACGGGTTCCCGTCGCAGCAGCATGAACATCTGTTGCCCGGACATCGCAGTCAGCGGTAGTCCCAAACCAGATAGTGTGAGCTTTCGTCAGGTCAGACATCTTTGTCACCCACGTATCATCACGGTTGAGCACCGCTATACCGGAGCTTCCCAGGGAGCTAACCATTTCGGATTTAGCA
Proteins encoded in this window:
- the murF gene encoding UDP-N-acetylmuramoyl-tripeptide--D-alanyl-D-alanine ligase, with the protein product MISITLDDIAQIMSGTLVVGSSGRLPTDRVSGDAQTDSRLVLPGQIFFAKRGETTDGHRFVGVAYERGAHLAIVEEEIDDRIAQIVVKDSVIALADLAREVVSRVKRLGRMRVIGITGSNGKTTTKNLLLDILQTRGETVAPTNSFNNEVGAPLTMLRITEETDFLISEMGANAEGDIARLASIAQPDIGVVLKVGLAHAGGFGGIEATFRAKSEMVSSLGSSGIAVLNRDDTWVTKMSDLTKAHTIWFGTTADCDVRATDVHAAATGTRFRVVTKSGEERQIDFKILGEHHVSNALAAIAVAEECGVPLRDTVASLESVTRAERWRMEVMGGRNNITIINDAYNASPDSMTAALKTLALISSPAQRTFAVLGEMSELGEFSGDEHDRIGLQAVRYNISRIVVVGDGARRMHITAINEGSWDGESVFFSGQDEAYDYLITELREGDIALVKSSNSAGLRFLGDRLGEFFS